CCCGGCTCAGCGTGACGCGGTCGGCGGGGCCGAACCCGTTGCGGCGCGCGGTCCGCAGCGCCCGGTCGACCAGCAGGCACAGTGCGATGCCGTACCCGATGCCGGCCAGCCACCCCGCGCTGCCCAGCCCGGTCGTCGAGGCCAGCACCACCAGCAGGGCGAACTGGACGATCAGGCCGATCACCGGGCCCGGTCGCAGCGACGGCACGGCGCCTCCGTTAGGTTCGGTGGAGATCGGGTGAGGAGAGATCGATGGCATCCTACGCGCGCGCCTTCTGGATCGCCTCGCCACGCGCGGGCGAGATCCGGCCGGTGGCCGTGCCCGCGCCCGGCCCCGACGAGGTGCTGGTGCGCACCGTCCACACCGGCATCAGCCGCGGCACCGAGACCCTCGTGTTCCGCGGCGAGGTGCCCGAGAGCCAGTACGCGATCATGCGCGCGCCGTTCCAGGAGGGCGGCTTCCCCGGCCCGGTGAAGTACGGCTACCTCAACGTCGGCGTCGTCGAACAGGGCCCGGCGGACCTGCTCGGCCGCACCGTGTTCTGCCTGTATCCGCACCAGACCCGCTACGTCGTGCCCTCGCGCGCCGTGGTGCCGGTGCCCGACGGCGTGCCCGCCCGCCGCGCGGTGCTCGCGGGCACCGTGGAGACCGCGGTCAACGCGCTGTGGGACGCCGCGCCGCTGGTCGGCGACCGGATCGCGGTGGTCGGCGCGGGCATGGTCGGCGCGTGCGCCGCGATCCTGCTGGCCCGCCTGCCCGGCGTGCGTCTGCAGCTGGTCGACGCCGATCCCGGCCGGGCCGCGCTGGCCGCCGCGCTCGACATCCCGTTCCGCCTCCCGCAGGACGCCGACGGCGGCTGTGACCTGGTGTTCCACGCCAGCGCGTCGGCCGCGGGACTGCAGCGCGGCCTGGAGCTGCTCGCGCCGGAGGGCACCGTGATCGAGCTGAGCTGGTACGGCGACCGCGAGGTCGGCCTGCGGCTGGGCGGGGAGTTCCACTCCGGACGGCTGAGCATCCGGGCCAGCCAGGTGGGCACGGTGTCCCCGGCCCGCGCGGCGCGGCGCTCGCACGCCGACCGGCTCGCGCTCGCCCTGGACCTGCTGCGCGACCCGGTCTTCGACGCGCTGCTGTCCGGCGAGTCGGGCTTCGAGCAGCTGCCGGAGGTGCTGGCCGGGCTGGCCGACGGCACCCTGGCGGCCCTGTGCCATGTCATCACCTACGGCAAGGAGTGACCGGTGTTCAGCGTGACCGTCCGCGACCACATGATGATCGCCCACAGTTTCCGCGGTGAGGTCTTCGGGCCCGCGCAGCGCCTGCACGGCGCCACGTTCGTGGTGGACGCGACGTTCCGCCGCGCGGACGTCGACGCCGACGGCATCGTGGTCGACATCGCGGCCGCCGCCCGCGCGCTGAACGCCGTGGTGGGCGAGTTCAACCTGCGCAACCTCGACGAGGTGCCCGCGCTCGCGGGCCTGAACACCACCACCGAGGTCCTCGCGAAGGTGATCGCGGACCGGCTCGCCGAGCAGGCACGCGCGGGCGCGCTCGGCGACGGCGCGCGCGAGCTGGCCGGCCTCACGGTCACCCTGCACGAGTCGCACATCGCCTGGGCGAGCTACGAGCGCACCCTGTGACGTCCGACCCGGACGCGGCCGGGCAGGCCGCGCCCGGCGGTGCCGGCCCCGGTCGCCCGCCGGACGCCCCGCGGCCGGGCGGCGGCCGAGCGGGCGGGCCGTCCGCGACCGTCGACCCGGCCGTGCACGTCGTGCTGCCGGGTGACATCGACGACCCGGCCGCGCCCAGCGGCGGCAACCGCTACGACCGCAGGCTGTGCGACGGGCTGGCGGCCCTCGGGTGGACGGTGCACGAGCACGCCGTGCCGGGTGCGTGGCCGCGGCCGTCCGGGACGGTGCTCGCCGCGCTCGCGCAGCGGCTGGACACCCTGCCCGAGGGCGCGCTCATCCTGGTGGACGGGCTCGTCGCCGCCGGGGCCGGGGACGCGCTGGCCGCCCACGCGGACCGGCTGCGGCTGGTCCTGCTCGCGCACATGGTGTTCGGTGACGAGGCCGCCGACCTGCGCATCCAGGAGGGCCGCGCCCTGCGGGCGGCGTCCGCCGTGCTCACCGTCAGCCGGTGGTGCCGCACCCGCCTGATCGAGCGGTACGCGCTGCCGCCCGCCCGCGTCCACGTCGCCACCCCCGGCGTCGACGCCGCACCCGCCGCACCCGGGTCGGCGTCCGGATCGCGGCTGCTCTGCGTGGCCGCGCTCGCCCCGCACAAAGGACAGGACGTGCTGGCCGACGCCCTGTCCCGGCTGGACGAGCTGCCCTGGACCTGCACCTGCGCCGGTCCCCTCGACCGTGACCCGGCCTTCGTCACGGCACTGCGTGCACACCCGGCCGGACCCCGGATCGCCCTGCCGGGACCGCTGACCGGCGCCGCGCTCGACGCGGCGTACGCGGACGCTGATCTGCTCGTCCTGCCCTCGCGGGGGGAGAGCTACGGGATGGTGGTCACCGAGGCCCTGGCCCGGGGTTTACCGGTGCTGACGTGCGACGTCGCCGGGCTGCCCGAGGCCGTGGGCCGCGCCCCGGACGGCAGCCTGCCCGCGCTGCTGGTGCCGCCCGGCGACCCGGCCGCGCTGGCTGCGGCGCTGCGCCGCTGGCTGACCGAGCCACCGCTGCGCGACGAGCTGCGCCGGTCGGCCCGTAGCAGGCGTGACACGCTCAGCGGATGGGAGGGCACCGCCCGGCGGGCCGCCGCCGTCCTCTCCGTGGTGGCGATGACGCGCGAGGCCACCTGATGATGGGCGCTCTGTGTATAAATCCACAGACACCCCGGGCCGTTACCCCTAGGAAGATGAAGTGCTTGGACGGGAGATCGTGTTGCGCAGCGCCTTGACGGGGAACGCCGCCCGGCCACCGGGAGCGGCGGCGCGACAGGTCGGGCGGTGGGCGCGGCTGCTGGGCGGCCTGGCCATCCTGGCGCTGCTGCTGTGGCAGATGGGCACCGGCCCGTTCCTCGACGGGGTGCGCCGGATCGACCGCGCCGCGCTGGCCGCCGCGTTCGCCGTCAGCGTGCTGACCACGGTCTGCTGCGCCTGGCGCTGGCGCCTGGTCGCGGGCGGGTTCGGCGTGCGGCTGCCGCTGGGCCGGGCCGTCGCGGCGTACTACCACGCGATCTTCCTCAACACCACGCTGCCCGGCGGGGTGGTCGGCGACGTGCACCGGGCGCTGCGGCACGGGCTCGACATCAGCGACGTGCGCCTGGCCGTGCGCGCCGTGGTCGCCGAGCGCGTGATCGGGCTGGCCGTGCAGCTGGCCGCCACGACGGTGCTGCTGCTGGTGCTGCCCTCGCCGGTGCGGCCGTACATGCCGCTGGTCCTGGCGGTCGCCGCCCTGCTCGGCGCGGCGAGCTGGCTGACCGGGCGGGCGCTGTCCCGGCCCGGGTCCACCCGGCCCGTCGCCCGCTGGCGGGACGGCCTGCGCCGCGATGCCGCCCAGCTGCGCACCGCGCTGGCCGCCCCCGGCGTGCTGGTGGGGGTCGTCGCCGTGTCGGCGCTCGGCGTGGCCGGGCACCTGGCGCTGTTCCTGCTCGCCGCGCGCACCGCCGGAGCGACCGCGCCACTGCCGCTGCTGGTGCCGCTGACCCAGCTCGCCCTGCTGGCGATGGCGCTGCCGGTCAGCTTCGCGGGCTGGGGCCCGCGCGAGGGCGTCGCCGCGTGGGCGTTCGGCGCCGCCGGGATGACCGCCACGCAGGGGGTCGCCACCGCCGTCACGTACGGCGTGCTGGTCCTGGTCGCCGCGCTGCCCGGGGCGGCCGTGCTGCTGGCCCGCATGATTGCCCCCGCCCCCGCGCGGGTAGGTGGAAGCGATGTCTGACCGCCCGTACGTCCTGCTCAGCTGCAGCATGTCGATCGACGGTTATCTCGACGCCGCGAGCGACGAGCGGCTGCTGCTGTCGAACGACGCCGACTTCGACCGGGTCGACGAGGTGCGCGCGAGCTGCGACGCGATCCTGGTCGGCGCGCGCACGGTGCGCCGGGACAACCCGCGCCTGATGGTCCGCGACCAGGCCCGCCGCGATGCGCGGGTGGCCCGCGGCCTGCCGCCCTCCCCCATGAAGATCACCGTCACCGCCCAGGCCATGCTCGACCCGGCGGCGGCCTTCTTCGCCACGGGCGACGTCGAGAAGCTGGTGTACTGCGCCAGCCGCCGCGTCGAGCACGCCCGGCGCAAGCTCGGCGAGGTGGCGACCGTGGTGGACGGCGGCGAGCCGGTCGACCTGAACTGGGTCACCAAGGACCTGCACACCCGCGGCGTGAGCAGGCTGATGGTGGAGGGCGGCGGCACCATCCACACCCAGTTCCTCACCGCCGACCTCGCCGACGAGCTGCATCTGGTGGTGGCCCCGTTCTTCGTCGGTGACTCACGGGCCAGCCGCTTCGTCGGCGACGGCCACTTCCCGTGGCGGCCGGGCCGCCGGGCGGAACTCGCCGAGGTACGGCAGATCGGCGACGTCGTGCTGCTGCGCTACGCGTTGTCGCCGCGGTTCGGCAGCGCAGACCAGGGAGACCGATGACCACGATGCTGCCCGCCGCGACCGTCCGTACGCAGGTGCCGGTGCCGCTGCGCTTCCACGACGGCTACACCGTCACCGCGCGCGTGATCACGTTCGCCGGGCTGGTCGACGGCCGCGAGCACCTGGCGCTCGCGCTCGGCGCGGCGGACCGGCCGGTGCCGCTGGTGCGCCCGCACAGCGAGTGCCTGACCGGGGACGTGTTCGGCAGCGAGCGCTGCGACTGCGGCCCGCAGCTGCGCGAGGCGGCCGAGCGCATCGCCACCGCCGGCGGCTACCTGCTCTACCTGCGCCAGGAGGGCCGCGGCATCGGCCTGTACGCCAAGCTCGACGCGTACGCGCTGCAGGACACCGGCCTGGACACCTACGAGGCGAACCTGGCGCTCGGGCACGACGCCGACGCCCGCGACTACACCGTGGCCGCGCAGATGCTCGGCGCGCTCGGCGTGGACCGGGTCGCCCTGCTCAGCAACAACCCCGACAAGGCCGACCAGCTCACCCGCCTCGGCGTGACGGTGGCCGAGCGGATCCCCACGGGCGTGCACCTGTCCCCCGCCAACGCCGGCTACCTGGCCACCAAGGCCCGCCGCGCCGCGCACACCCTGCACCTGGCCCGCTGACCATGGCGCGGTGGCGGCAGCCGGCCGCGCGGGCAGGTCTCGTGCTGGCATTCGTGTTCGTGTTCGTGCTGCTGGTGGCCCCGAGCGAGCTGGGGCGGCTGAGCCCGGCCGCGTTCCTGCGCATCCCGCTCGACGGGCTGGTCGCGCTGGCGGTCGTGCTGGTGCTGCCGCCCCGGGGCAGGCGCATCGCGGTAGTCGCGCTCGGTGCCGTGCTGGGCCTGCTCAGCATCGTCAAGGCGATCAGCCTCGGCTTCTCCGCCGTGCTCGACCGGCCCTTCGAACCCGTGCTGGACTGGCCGTTCCTGGTCGCGGGCGCCGACTACGTCGGCCAGTCGTACGGCAGCGCTCTGATGTGGGCCGCCGTCGCCGCCGCGATCCTGCTCGCCGTGGGCGTGCTCGCCCTGGTCACCGTGGCGTTCGGGCGGGTGGCCCGGCTCGCCGTGGCGCACCGGCGCCCGGCCGCGGGCACCGTCACCGCGCTCGCGGCCGGCTGGCTCGCCCTGGCGCTGGCCGGGGCGCAGCTGGTGCCCGGCGTGCCGGTCGCCGCGCACGACGCCTACGACCAGGCACACCAGCTGCAACGGGGCGCGGGCGACCGGCAGACGTTCGCCGAGCAGCTGTCCGCCGACGCGTTCCGGGCCACACCCGCCGGGGAGTCGCTCACCGCGCTGCGCGGCAAGGACGTGGTCGTCGCGTTCGTCGAGAGCTACGGCAAGGTGGCGCTCGCCGACCCGGAGCTGTCCCCGCAGGTCGGCGCGGTGCTCGACGAGGGGTACGCGCGGCTGCGGGCGGCCGGGTACGCCGCGCGCAGCGCGTGGCTCACCTCGCCGACCACCGGCGGCGGGAGCTGGCTCGCACAGTCGACGCTGCTGTCCGGGCTGTGGGTGACCAACCAGCAGCGCTACCAGACCCTGCTGGCCAGCGACCGGCTCACCCTGCCCGCGGTGTTCGCGCGGGACGGCTGGCGCACCGTCGCGGTCATGCCGGCCACCACCACCCCGTGGCCCGAGGGCGCGGTGTACGGCTACGACCAGGTCTACACCGCCGGAGACCTCGGCTACGCCGGGCCGCGCTACAGCTTCGCGACCATGCCCGACCAGTACACGCTGCACACGTTCCAGCAGCGGGAACGGCAGCCCGGGCACCTGCCGGTGATGGCGGTTATCCCGCTGATCTCCAGCCACTCGCCCTGGGAGCCGGTGCCCCGGATGCTCGGCTGGGACGCGGTCGGCGACGGCTCCGTCTACGCCGCGGCGGCCGGCTCCGACGACCCCGCCGAGATCGTCGAGCAGCGCGACCGCACGCGCGTGCGCCACGCGTACCGCAACGCGATCGCGTACTCCCTCAACGCCCTCATCTCCTATGTCGAGGCCTACGGCGGCGACGACCTCGTGCTCGTCTTCCTGGGCGACCACCAGCCCTCGCCCTCGGTCACCGGCCAGCGGGCCAGCCGCGACGCCCCCGTCACCATCGTCGCCAGGGATCCCGCCCTCCTCGACCGCGTCGCGGCCTGGTCCTGGCAGGACGGCCTGCGCCCCGGCCCCGACGCCCCCGTCTGGCGCATGGACGCCTTCCGCGACCGCTTCCTCACCGCCTTCGGCTGAAAGCTGTAGCGGAGAACTCCCCGTGCGAGTCGGCTCGGTGACAGTGCGGCGCGGGCCGATCCGCTCCACTACTCACCATGCTGCGTCGCGCACTCCTCCCCCTCCTCGCCGTCGCCCTGCTCGCCGGCTGCGGTGACGACCCGAAACCGCCGTCCGCCGCGCCCAGCGCGGTCACCAGCCTCCCCGCCGAGGCCACCCCGAGCGCCGAGGCCGGCCCGGCGGCCTCGCCCTCCCCCGCGGTCCACCTCACCGTGGACGGCGCCGGGCCGTACTCCCTCGGCGCGAAGCTCGCCGACCTGCAGGCCGACGGGCTGCTGGCCGACGTCGCGACCGGCGGGGAGACCTGCCCGGTGAACACCACGGCCACCGGCACGGGGGTATGGCAGGAGGTGCGGCTCCAGTTCCGCCCCGACGGTGAGCTCTACCTCGTGATCAACCGCGCGAAGACCATCCCGACCCCGTCCGGCGCCTGGATCGGCATGTCCCTGGCCTCGCTCACCTCGATCTACGGCAACCTGGGCCAGGAGCTGAACGGCGGGGCCGCGTACCTGGTCACCA
The Catellatospora sp. IY07-71 DNA segment above includes these coding regions:
- a CDS encoding YbhN family protein, which gives rise to MTGNAARPPGAAARQVGRWARLLGGLAILALLLWQMGTGPFLDGVRRIDRAALAAAFAVSVLTTVCCAWRWRLVAGGFGVRLPLGRAVAAYYHAIFLNTTLPGGVVGDVHRALRHGLDISDVRLAVRAVVAERVIGLAVQLAATTVLLLVLPSPVRPYMPLVLAVAALLGAASWLTGRALSRPGSTRPVARWRDGLRRDAAQLRTALAAPGVLVGVVAVSALGVAGHLALFLLAARTAGATAPLPLLVPLTQLALLAMALPVSFAGWGPREGVAAWAFGAAGMTATQGVATAVTYGVLVLVAALPGAAVLLARMIAPAPARVGGSDV
- a CDS encoding 6-carboxytetrahydropterin synthase; this translates as MFSVTVRDHMMIAHSFRGEVFGPAQRLHGATFVVDATFRRADVDADGIVVDIAAAARALNAVVGEFNLRNLDEVPALAGLNTTTEVLAKVIADRLAEQARAGALGDGARELAGLTVTLHESHIAWASYERTL
- a CDS encoding sulfatase-like hydrolase/transferase; translation: MLAFVFVFVLLVAPSELGRLSPAAFLRIPLDGLVALAVVLVLPPRGRRIAVVALGAVLGLLSIVKAISLGFSAVLDRPFEPVLDWPFLVAGADYVGQSYGSALMWAAVAAAILLAVGVLALVTVAFGRVARLAVAHRRPAAGTVTALAAGWLALALAGAQLVPGVPVAAHDAYDQAHQLQRGAGDRQTFAEQLSADAFRATPAGESLTALRGKDVVVAFVESYGKVALADPELSPQVGAVLDEGYARLRAAGYAARSAWLTSPTTGGGSWLAQSTLLSGLWVTNQQRYQTLLASDRLTLPAVFARDGWRTVAVMPATTTPWPEGAVYGYDQVYTAGDLGYAGPRYSFATMPDQYTLHTFQQRERQPGHLPVMAVIPLISSHSPWEPVPRMLGWDAVGDGSVYAAAAGSDDPAEIVEQRDRTRVRHAYRNAIAYSLNALISYVEAYGGDDLVLVFLGDHQPSPSVTGQRASRDAPVTIVARDPALLDRVAAWSWQDGLRPGPDAPVWRMDAFRDRFLTAFG
- a CDS encoding dihydrofolate reductase family protein yields the protein MSDRPYVLLSCSMSIDGYLDAASDERLLLSNDADFDRVDEVRASCDAILVGARTVRRDNPRLMVRDQARRDARVARGLPPSPMKITVTAQAMLDPAAAFFATGDVEKLVYCASRRVEHARRKLGEVATVVDGGEPVDLNWVTKDLHTRGVSRLMVEGGGTIHTQFLTADLADELHLVVAPFFVGDSRASRFVGDGHFPWRPGRRAELAEVRQIGDVVLLRYALSPRFGSADQGDR
- the ribA gene encoding GTP cyclohydrolase II, whose product is MLPAATVRTQVPVPLRFHDGYTVTARVITFAGLVDGREHLALALGAADRPVPLVRPHSECLTGDVFGSERCDCGPQLREAAERIATAGGYLLYLRQEGRGIGLYAKLDAYALQDTGLDTYEANLALGHDADARDYTVAAQMLGALGVDRVALLSNNPDKADQLTRLGVTVAERIPTGVHLSPANAGYLATKARRAAHTLHLAR
- a CDS encoding zinc-binding alcohol dehydrogenase, translating into MASYARAFWIASPRAGEIRPVAVPAPGPDEVLVRTVHTGISRGTETLVFRGEVPESQYAIMRAPFQEGGFPGPVKYGYLNVGVVEQGPADLLGRTVFCLYPHQTRYVVPSRAVVPVPDGVPARRAVLAGTVETAVNALWDAAPLVGDRIAVVGAGMVGACAAILLARLPGVRLQLVDADPGRAALAAALDIPFRLPQDADGGCDLVFHASASAAGLQRGLELLAPEGTVIELSWYGDREVGLRLGGEFHSGRLSIRASQVGTVSPARAARRSHADRLALALDLLRDPVFDALLSGESGFEQLPEVLAGLADGTLAALCHVITYGKE
- a CDS encoding glycosyltransferase family 4 protein, with product MHVVLPGDIDDPAAPSGGNRYDRRLCDGLAALGWTVHEHAVPGAWPRPSGTVLAALAQRLDTLPEGALILVDGLVAAGAGDALAAHADRLRLVLLAHMVFGDEAADLRIQEGRALRAASAVLTVSRWCRTRLIERYALPPARVHVATPGVDAAPAAPGSASGSRLLCVAALAPHKGQDVLADALSRLDELPWTCTCAGPLDRDPAFVTALRAHPAGPRIALPGPLTGAALDAAYADADLLVLPSRGESYGMVVTEALARGLPVLTCDVAGLPEAVGRAPDGSLPALLVPPGDPAALAAALRRWLTEPPLRDELRRSARSRRDTLSGWEGTARRAAAVLSVVAMTREAT